Within Mytilus edulis chromosome 10, xbMytEdul2.2, whole genome shotgun sequence, the genomic segment TGATATCTATTTTATGATAAAACTTGTTTTGATTTGCGATTAGAATTATGTGGTTAATCTATTGAGGACTTCCAATAGTTTTTCAGTTGGATGCTACCATTGAATAAATCTCTTAAAGTCTAGTAAAGTGTgagattttatcaattttatactGTAAAGCCTATCAGATTTGTTTCTCTTTAGATATACTGCTCCCAGGTtttagtacaaaaaaaaatgtatgttataaatcaaatttgaGAATTTGAGAAAAATTGGTTAACATGAATTCGACAGTTAATGTCCATATAATAATGAGAATAACTCATAATGCATATTCACCTACCAAAATTACAAATGTCAAACTATTCAAACCAGATTTAGCTCAAACATGCAGTTGTCATAGTTTTCCAAAAACTATTCATGAAACATTGACTGTTTGAACAATATTGTTAAGTGTGTAATATTGTTCATGTAgatatgtgtatatataattattcatATTGATTTTCTCATATTTTGCAGTTGATAAGTGCCTTCTTTAGTTTCTTATTAAGAAAGACAGACTTTTACACAGGAGGATTGAGAGGAGATGGAGAAAAGGTAAGactagatttttcatataaattattttttctaattataGAAAGGAATTAATTATGAAATTCTTCCCATGTATTTTTGCTGAAAGTTTTATTTGGGATTGATAAACAACATGAAAAAAATAGACAATAAATGCCATAGGTATATTTTAAAAACTCATAAGtagaaaaacaaattgacaatgccatgacaaaagAAAGAAAAGGACACAAAGACAAACAAGAGTAAACACAGCAGAGAAAATTAAATACCATGGGCAATTCAAAGGTGATCAAATTCTCAcgaaataatttaaatgtggaTATGACAGTTTTCTGCttcaaaatgtcaatttttgtTACTGGGACTCATTTTGTGAGCTTTTTACTCCttgaaaattgccaaaaaaatTGCCTCAGTGGATGTCCTACATTAAACCAAGGTTTGCCTTCAGATCATATTACAATATAGATCTGACATTAATTAGGACAGCTTGTTTTAGTTAACACAAATGCTACAGTGAGTAAGAGTAGTTATTTGGGAAAGATTTCCCTTTGAACCCCCTTCTGTTGATAGAATaggcatatacattgtatatatgcaGGAGAATTCAAAAGGAAGTCTTACCATAATTGTGTTAGTATAATTAAATTTATGTCTTAAtataaataaaccattataggtcaatgtatggttttcaacagggagccttggctcacgcCGTTCTTATACATGATACAGTATGTAGCATAAGTTGTTTTACACAAttctttttcttgaaatatttttcttaaaatggaaTACACATGCTTTCAGATTTAAGTCTTGACTTTTTTTCAGATGATTATGAATGCATTTAAACGTTACCAAGATATGGCAGAACAAAAAATGGCAGAGATAAAGAAGGAAAAAGATGAAGAGGAACAAAAGAGGAAAGATAGAATTGCCAAGAAAAAACAAAAGGAAGAAGAAGAGAGAAAGAAAATGGAAGAAGAGcccaaaattaaagaaattacAGACGAAGAAGCTGAAAAAATACAACAAGAAATAGAACAGGTGCTTAGTGTGGTCTTTGATAATGGTTTATTAAAGGGCTCAATGATGGTTCTGAGGATTCAATCTGTTTTCTTTGGTACCAGTTTTTTGTGGATCtagaaatatatttacatatgaTTTTGTGGCTTTCCCAAAGTCTGCAAACTAGATCTAGAGTAtagaaaaaaatggtattttgttgaatatttaaatgactcctttaccatgtttaccctTTACaaacaaaatccacaaaaattggtatcctaaaaataataataaatccacagtattacATGTATACTGAAATTTTAATGGATTTTTCACACTAGAATTCAATCTTATGATTTTAATCTCTagttcactgttttttttttttaatttttacttcgCTTTAATATTCTTTGGCATATTCTTAAGTAAATATTTTATCTAAGACCTAATATATTAAACTCTTCAGTAAGATTTATAGCAAgctcttaattttattttttcaattgtttaacagaaaaaagatgataaaaaagaagaaaaacctGTTGAGGAAGATAAGAAAGAAGAAACAAAAGAGGAAGAGAAAAAGGTTAGATTAAGACTCCTGCCATCTATTTTCAGGCGTGTTCATTATAGTGCTATAAATTAGATCATGTATGCAAAAAAAAGTTACAATATGATGCTTAATTTATACCAAACATAAAAGATGATATGACACCAGTAATACTGATGAAAAATAGAGGGAAGGTATTTGCCAAcattttttgggatacgattgctttcaagcaatttgtagacttataccggtggctcagagcaatttccctcacgtcaatcgttttattctaaacattaaggaacatctcagattcttatgattgtcttgctttaaaaggtaaaaacaaacaaagggattgaacttgaacaactttcctataatgttcttttcataatcttcatgtttgataattccctcgACTTCGATGCGTGTTTtaaacaacacggaaaatcagaatttatatttagtattgttataaatttagaaacacgtcagagggaattcccagttttgataaaatgcgagagttctctgaatgctgataaatctatttctgtcatataagaactgaagtggagtttttcttatatgttaccgttatgaaactgatatttgagattgtactcccataaagaaattgagaaccatctaggtcgtttaataagcATTTAATATATCTTGCCCCagggtttgatttggaaattatgcgcatgcgtatagttttcttgactttaaggttttttttagattgaatggttgctctggattccccactcaattaattaatttataactcatgggatcttttctatgtatgtcttctattgagggttattgttgttgcataattttaaatcataagcatcttttacattaaaataaatatattccacatcgtagaacacccccttcaggcgaaatggagtcttccatattatcgtttcgagttgtctcccttccggcagtaaattccgtgaattctgaatataaataagacgtcgagtattagctcgttctgtcaataaacgtcgtattatattaaaaacgaatgcaatttaaaccgataaatgtgtacggaaaggagccatgatgactgacccaaaggaaattaaataattaaagagttaggaatggggttcctcctagaattaacgtaggaaaaaaggtgataagatacgaattgaaatctacatctacatctacatcatacaacgatccatcagcacattgatgactatacgtcggcgcattgctaacagacacttaataaaatataataaccaatgagtgaaataaaataccttctctgacatctctcactctgagtcggtcagtgactgctgtggaaagtaaacttggtatTGATAGAACcgtattgatagtacaaaaataaaacacaatagacctaattacattgttcatacacttttatccgggtttggctattttgtaactgttttacatgtctgtttgtcatttgaattagttttgaaaataatattatctagctacatgcatacatgtgtcaatgaaacaatggcaatcgtatccctctgagcaatctgctctttgattttttttattatttgatcagCAAAAAGGAAATAGCCAATTCCCTTTCTGGAGTTGTATCTTGTAATACCTTTACCTATATTTGGGGTAAGCGGCCACTTGTTTGTGCTTTTTGTCTATATTCGGGGTAAGCGGCCACTTGTTTGTGCTTTTTGTCAGTCATATTTCAACATTAGCAGTTGATCAAAAAAGTATCAatgtcagtgatattgtttggctcaaattacagccgaaattcagccttttcccctagagaaaattcccaattactaaaaaaaatggcttaaaattactcccaaaaagttttacattttccccaaacagtgatggcattggtagCAATGCTTGAAAATatcgtattcatgttattattttgatattagaaagcacttttgagatccggttttctgatcagaatcatcatggtgtttgtacaacatgtagttttcaatgcattaagtaccatcattgcttctgtttctttcagattgaaaatgtctgacaacaaaaatatacataaaaaaacagtgcaaaaaagacagcaaagCCATAAAAAATCAGTgatgtgtttagaataaaatatacaaatttcccaatttcaataaaaaaatatgcatttttcccaataaaaaacggaagaggtagttttgaaaaaagacaacaatatcactgaatgTATAATACATAactctgaaaatgaaaaaaaaacaccaggcAGATATATACCTGATAAGATACTGGCACTTCCCAAAATAAATTTGCGGGCGCAGTCAAGCAAATCCTGCCTCATTTTTATAGGGTAAAGGTTTATATGCTCTGTATCATATCTTAGCCAGTTTGCTTATGAATAAAAGTAGATAATGGTAATATGCAAATAAAACAGCACCACatcaatacaaaaaaacaaaatatatctaatGGGCCAAGCTCAAAGAGAATGACAAtgactagattttttttatctattgaaTGAATTTTAGGAAGATGAAGATGAGGAAGACGAGAAGGACAAAGGAAAGTTAAAACCCAATGCAGGAAATGGCGCTGACTTAGAAAATTACTCATGGAGGCAAACACTAGATGAAATTGAGGTAAAGGATATCAGAAGCAGGCCTAgggtataagaaaagaaaaactgTATTCAAATGTTCCTATCAGATCTATAACTGCAAGTGATTATATTGTTAAGCCCATAGAATAACATAATTGTTTTAACAATTGAGAACTgattttaaacattgttaaaatttCTTGAATTCCTTGAATCAGGGGATGTCCTTTAATTCCAATATACATTGGTATCTTTTCTAACTAATTACAGGTAAGAGAATAGATGTGAATTATATAGTGCTCTCAGCTGTAATTTTTTAACAAAGCTTTAACATCTGACATTTATTATGtaactttaaaatatttataagtgtTATCCATGTATACACTTTCTAATTGGTTATTTTTGGTTTCCTTTTAGATCAAAATACCGTTTAAAGTATCTTTTCCAGTAAAGCCTAAAGATGTTGTAGTTGATATTCAGAAAAAGGTTAGTATCTATATCATTATTGTTTAATATCAAAAGGAGGAACATACCTTTAGTACCTATACATTTTGACCCTCATTCCGAAGGCCAACTCTTTTACAAGGTCTGTTTTATCTTTTCCCTaggatgacaattttttttacaggtttgactgtatttgTCAATTGGTCATAACATCAGAAGCTTACTATGGGAAcaagtgttaaaaattgttatcaCATTCAATAACTGAAATCAAATAATAAACTGTTAATTGaacatattgtaaaaaaatcatgTGGATGGCTTTCAAATTAAATTTATCCAGTCTATAGTAAATATTGACTTCCTACAAATGTGCaatttttccagaaaaaaaaattttttcaGACATAAACATTAACTGAGGATCGAAGGTCACCTACATatatacagggttgaaaatttgtatgccccatttatggtcattatgttttctggtctgtgcatctgtttgttcgtctgtcccgcttcaggttaaaggttttggtcgaggtagtttttgattacgttgaagtccaatcaacttgaaacttagtaaacatgttccctatggtatgatctttctaattttattgtcaaattaagagattttatcccattttcagggtccactgaacatagaaaatgatagtgttgATGGGTCATCTGTGTACTTTCTATAGATTAACTTGATATCTTGAGAAATTCAAGGCAGGTTAAATTGGTCACCTATAAATATTACATACATGGCATAGGTGGCCCAGCTTTACTAAGTTGTAAACTACTGTTTCACTAGCCTGTCAGCACTAAGGTTGTGAGTTCCAAATGCACACTTGGCAGGTCCTTTCAACTCATATCTTATTTGACAATGATAGTCAGTTTTCAAAGGTGACATTTTTCAAAGTGCATTATTGCTTCCTCCACCAATAGAAACTGGCTGCCTAGAAATAGCCAATAATGCTGAAAGTGTTGTTTAATGCCATTAATCATCCAGACAAATATTAGATGTAAATGGCAGAACATCTTATCTATACTTTTATTCTTGTTCTTTTCAGAAATTAAAGGCAGGATTAAAAGGTCATCCACCTATAATTGATGGGGAAACATATAACAGTATAAAAATTGAAGAATCTACATGGATTATTGAAGATAGAAAAAGTTTAGTTCTTACCATACAGAAGGTCAGTAGTTTAGatattaaggatgtactaaggtgaaattaaaataatcaagaatctatAATTGATACTTAAAGTCAAAAGATCAttagttaaataacaaaataacctaAAAATATTGATTGGTTACTGAGCTTATTTTCGAAAAATGTTTGAGTTTTAAAATATAGCTTAAAAAAAGACTGACTATTTGGAatatttgggtctcaaattgccagaaaaaaaatttagaatctgcttaaattttggtaaatgaccatttatgagctattgaagtcttataCGAAAAGAAAAACAGGTGTTATGGAGCAAAATATTTTACTCTATATCATAGAAAAATCTAAGGAGTCTTTAATAAGACATTTCAAGAGTTTATTTGTGTTTAAAAGAAGGCTaactcatttaaaaataaaatcagaataAAGTCAAAAAGACTGTGAAGAATTTGCATAAACATTCATTGTAATGATATTTTATTGTGccttaaattttcttttatttctcatTGGAATTTCACAGATTTAATTCTAAAGTTCAGATTTATTCTGTTCATAGTAAAGTTTCActtgtcatttaaataaaagacTATAATCTTAAAAACTTATCTTTTATGGCACTTTTGCCATTTTGTTTCTGGTGTTATTTGTGAAAatcaacatttgaaaataaaaaaattaaatccatGAACTCAAGTATActgttaaaataacaaaaattaatgatAGAAAATcagatttattgttttaaattcacGAATGCTCTTTAtcaacaaacttttaaaaaatgtaaggGAGATCATCatgttattttttatgaaatatactGAAGACTTCATccgagtaaaaaaaaaaccaactgaaaCATGATTTTCAAGTTGACTATAACTGCAGTTTATTCTTATGTTTTGTGTTTCCTTTAGGTGAACCAAATGGAATGGTGGAGTAGAGTAGTCACTACAGAACCAGAAATTAATACCAAAAAAGTCAATCCAGAAAATTCTAAGGTACAcattcaaaacatatatatagtcCATCTGACTTTTGTTAGGTTAAAGTTTGTGATTATTTCTGTTTAACTGAGGAGAACCActtttgataaataaaggcaacagtagtatactgctgtttgaaattcataaatcatttgagaaaaaaaccaaatccgggttacaaactaaaactgagggaaacacatcaaatataagagaatataaatcaataataattggtatgcagttgaatAAGCATTGACACATCTCACTTTACCATGAAGATTAGTTAGTCTTTACCCTAAGTAAAGGTcgattgactttgaaactttgcatatgttaaaatttgtgattaggtcagatTAAGGTAAACCACTTATGATGAAGTCAATGATGTAAGTTTAGCAGTTGTATCatcatatttttttccaattgaAATTATTTGCCACTGTACCTCCAGCCATGGTTCATAAACTGAATATTTTGCATAGTTAACATGTTAAAATATCATGAGAATTGTTATtcttaatttcaacattttcgtTTTACGATCAAATTAAATATAGGTGAGatatatctctgtgtcaacattttttttataaaaattgtttaaaagttcTTATATTTGCTGTAATGTCTAGTTTAATTATCTCCCCCCTTAATTAAACAAATTTGGACAAAATTATCTTCTACGATTCAAgattaatgaataaaaatataatctCGTGTAATTCTTAATTATATTGAGAATAAGAAAAGACATTTTAAACCATATTTTTCTATTTCAGCTATGCAAAAtgtaaaaacatgttttaacatATAAAAGGTGCTATTATTTCAACCACTACTCAGTAATTTGACTACTCATGCATGTTAAAAAATGACCGTGTGAGATTGTTAGGTTGTAATGGTCCGTAAACAGTTACACCTTGTTATATTACTTATTGTCCCACCTTGGTGATTTGGATGAGATCTTTCTGATTGAAGTGTATAGTAAACAAATACAACTTTAAACAAAACGTTTTGTCAATTCTGAataaattttttttctatcatataATAGCTTGGAGATTTGGATGGAGAAACGAGAGGTGTGGTGGAGAAAATGATGTATGACCAAAGACAGAGAGAAATGGGATTACCTACATCAGAAGATCAAAAGAAACAAGATGTTTTAGGAAAGTAAGTACCACACAGTACTAGTTGTCTCCCTTGATTAATTCAAGGGAGATAAGAGAATTATTTGTCATTTTGGCAGAGTTCACTTGAAACTCTCGAGTTGACTTTACTAACTCAGGTTTTATAAATCTGAGCTTACTTGAAACTCTCAGGTTAACCCCTCTTACTCCAGGTCAAACACTCACTTAGCCAGGGTTAAACTCACGAAACCCTTGAATGACATCAAACCAATCATATTTTTTCCATTTCTTTTGCTTAGTCAGGGCCTTACCCTTGAGTTACTTAGAGTTGTTCTGAATAGCAACTAGAGTTTGTTCACTTGATACTCTTGAAGTGGACTCTAAAGTTCCAAGTGAACTCGGTCATATTGTAGCTGACAGTCTTGGATAAATCTCTATCTTCAAAACACTATAAAGGAAAGGAGAAACATAGATTCAAGAACCTCTGAGTAGATAATTTTTACTTCATCTGTTACATTCTGGAAATGACAAATACACCTAtgtttatgttttaataaggAGTGTATTAGGAAACTGCATTTGTTCTTCCTCACTAAAATATCTATCAATACACATaaattgacatataaaaaaagaaaagaagatgtggtataccgGTAATTGACAATGgcacaactttccacaagagaccaaaatgacacagaaattaacaactatgggtcaccgtatggccttcaacaatgagcaaagcccatattgcatagtcagctataaaagcccccaaaattacaatggaaaacaattcaaacgagaaaactaacggccttatttatataaaaaaaatgaatagattGTTACATCCATGGATTTAGTGTAGTGAGGTCTGAAAAAAGTTTGACCATGTACAATGCCAGATTATATGTAGATTGTTAAGATAGGATGTAGGACAATGAGTTTACATAACTGTATAGCaataatcattgataatgttttgtttatttcctttattttcagatttatgAAACAGCATCCAGAGATGGACTTTTCAAAGTGTAAATTCAACTAAACCATTTCATCCATTGTTCATGACATTTTGTACAATCAATCCAATATATAATTAATGTAATTGAATTGTGTATGCAAATTTTGTAAGAGTGTGGCATCAGATTATGTTCTTTGGGTTCATTTCTGTTatttataattatacaaaattctTTTCATGTCATTGAATAGAACTTTTTAAGTCTTAGATATGGATGTAAATTACGGTATTGTTAAAGGATAAATTCACATTAAATCTCAAATTTTTAAGAACAATATTTTGCATAGCAATGTCAAATAGATTGGCAGTGTGTGTAGGATTTGGGAAAAGATTTGCACATTTACTCattatgcatgaaataattgccactggacattatacattatacaaaCGACATATATCAATAATTCTAACCCAAACTTGGTTTGTTAGAAACATAACTTGACATGACTGTTATCAGAGGGGGATCTTCATTGAGCTACATATAAGTTTACTGGGGTAATGCATAGACTTTCTACAAGTTCCATTCCTGGCATTACCTTTGTAGTTATTAGGActttatgattttgtaaattttattgaaacaaGATTGTCATTCAATTaagtgaagatttttttttcaaagattgtaGGTAAAGCTGGCAAATAAATAGTGAACAAGTTTCTTTAGAAAGTAAATGGTAACACTGCATAGAGAATAATATCAGTTTGACCTTACCCTCATTCACAGAACACAGAAAAATCTCTGCTTTATACTAAAACTGTATGGCCAGTTACATATCATTCTCAATATAAATGTTACATGTTATTGCATCATTTGTCATAGAATTATTGGTGGTAAACAATGTAGTGAGAAATAAGATTATAACTGGGGCCACAGTTTGTCACCtggaaatattttgtttgaaccAAAACAGTGTAGTTTATGTAGAATTTGTAATTGTTATTTGACAAACATGTATGAacttcatgtcttttttttttatattgagttcATTTGTTTCTGCTATATGTTATGTTGTTAAAggataattttataatatataataatacagGCAATATTCatgtgcatgtatatatatataaaaaaactcaaATGCAAAAGAATGGGGTT encodes:
- the LOC139491056 gene encoding nuclear migration protein nudC-like, producing MADPQRFDGMLLAMAQQCDGGIQELISAFFSFLLRKTDFYTGGLRGDGEKMIMNAFKRYQDMAEQKMAEIKKEKDEEEQKRKDRIAKKKQKEEEERKKMEEEPKIKEITDEEAEKIQQEIEQKKDDKKEEKPVEEDKKEETKEEEKKEDEDEEDEKDKGKLKPNAGNGADLENYSWRQTLDEIEIKIPFKVSFPVKPKDVVVDIQKKKLKAGLKGHPPIIDGETYNSIKIEESTWIIEDRKSLVLTIQKVNQMEWWSRVVTTEPEINTKKVNPENSKLGDLDGETRGVVEKMMYDQRQREMGLPTSEDQKKQDVLGKFMKQHPEMDFSKCKFN